A stretch of Psychrilyobacter piezotolerans DNA encodes these proteins:
- a CDS encoding alanine:cation symporter family protein, whose translation LFSNEAGSGSAPCAAAAAEVSHPAKQGLIQSLGVYIDTLVICSATAFVILLADKTTTEGKTGMSLLQAAMRHHLGEFGVIFIAIVLLLFAFSTFLGILYYAKSNVSFIVEGKLAQNLYKTFALSMLFAGGLSQYLFVWALADMGVGLMTVLNLFAIVPLGKIALDSLADYEENYMNPKTETEKPNEIEQA comes from the coding sequence GATTATTCTCCAATGAAGCCGGGAGTGGAAGTGCACCCTGTGCCGCTGCTGCTGCTGAGGTCAGCCATCCTGCAAAACAAGGATTAATACAGTCTTTAGGAGTTTATATAGATACCCTTGTTATTTGTAGTGCCACTGCATTCGTTATATTATTAGCAGATAAAACTACTACTGAAGGGAAAACAGGGATGAGTCTTTTACAGGCTGCCATGAGGCATCATCTGGGTGAATTCGGAGTTATATTTATTGCCATCGTTCTCCTGCTCTTTGCTTTTAGTACTTTTTTAGGTATTCTTTACTATGCAAAATCCAATGTTTCCTTTATTGTTGAGGGGAAATTAGCTCAGAACCTCTATAAAACCTTTGCTCTTTCTATGCTGTTTGCAGGGGGCTTAAGCCAGTATCTGTTTGTTTGGGCTCTAGCAGATATGGGAGTCGGACTTATGACAGTCTTAAACCTCTTTGCCATAGTTCCTTTAGGTAAAATAGCTTTAGATTCTTTGGCTGATTATGAGGAAAATTATATGAATCCTAAGACTGAGACTGAAAAACCTAATGAAATAGAACAGGCATAG
- a CDS encoding MerR family transcriptional regulator, translated as MKNKFRIGEISKLFRISIKTLRYYDETGIFKPDHINPENRYRYYSADQFELLTMVTYMRHLEMPVKDIKKTLENMTVDNIISFLEGHQSNLDEKIRELEFLKKKVEFRVENLKIGKSMIGKEEYTLEELPPRNIARLSRNFSKKEDLEVAVREFEIKLKKLNLFALGKVGVVLNKDRLNLRNFSEYDALYFLLDDLESIDGFETLPGGTYASLYYRGSIEESKNYYPKILDYIDNMGYELIGPAFERAIISNSATSEKNEYVRKIEIPVKKS; from the coding sequence GTGAAAAATAAGTTCAGAATCGGAGAAATTTCAAAACTTTTTAGAATAAGTATAAAAACACTGAGATATTATGATGAAACAGGTATTTTCAAACCAGACCATATCAACCCGGAAAATAGATACAGATATTACTCAGCAGATCAATTTGAACTTTTAACTATGGTAACCTATATGAGACACTTGGAAATGCCGGTAAAAGATATAAAAAAAACGCTGGAGAATATGACTGTTGATAATATAATAAGTTTTTTAGAAGGCCACCAGTCAAATTTGGATGAAAAAATAAGGGAATTAGAGTTTCTTAAGAAAAAGGTTGAATTCAGAGTAGAAAATCTAAAAATAGGGAAAAGTATGATTGGAAAAGAAGAGTATACCCTAGAAGAACTTCCTCCAAGAAACATAGCCAGGCTGTCGAGAAATTTTTCAAAAAAAGAAGATCTGGAAGTTGCCGTTAGAGAATTTGAGATAAAACTCAAGAAATTAAACCTTTTTGCCTTAGGCAAGGTAGGAGTCGTATTAAATAAGGACAGACTTAACCTAAGAAATTTTAGTGAATATGATGCCCTGTATTTTTTATTGGATGATTTGGAATCCATAGATGGTTTTGAAACTCTTCCAGGTGGAACTTATGCTTCCTTATATTATAGGGGCAGTATCGAAGAATCTAAAAATTATTATCCTAAAATATTGGATTATATAGATAACATGGGATATGAACTTATAGGTCCTGCCTTTGAAAGAGCTATAATAAGTAATTCTGCAACCAGTGAAAAAAATGAATATGTAAGAAAAATTGAAATCCCCGTAAAAAAAAGTTGA
- a CDS encoding DUF554 domain-containing protein, whose amino-acid sequence MTGIMINTASIVGAGFIGSLFGKKIDVRYREGTMTALGLVALTIGIGTIAQVFPLIKKPLIFIISLSLGSLLGEWINLEGSIKKFTEKKRGSGMEGLLTCIFLFSLGSMSILGPIQSALNNDNTLLIANAILSGVASFFFASTFGKIISFSAFPLLIIQGSIFFLAKMFSNFITDSFLIEITLLGGIFILVSGLNILKISNIRSLNLLPSLLFPVIFSLFGWL is encoded by the coding sequence ATGACAGGGATTATGATAAATACAGCCTCTATTGTAGGAGCTGGGTTTATAGGTTCATTATTTGGTAAAAAAATTGATGTAAGATATAGGGAAGGAACAATGACAGCCTTAGGGCTTGTAGCTTTAACCATAGGTATAGGGACAATTGCGCAAGTTTTCCCATTGATCAAAAAACCCTTAATATTTATTATAAGTCTTTCTCTGGGATCCTTGCTGGGAGAATGGATAAATTTAGAAGGATCAATCAAGAAATTTACAGAAAAGAAAAGAGGAAGTGGAATGGAAGGTCTGTTGACATGTATATTTTTATTTTCTTTGGGGTCCATGTCTATTTTAGGCCCTATTCAGAGTGCACTAAATAACGATAACACCCTTCTAATTGCAAATGCAATATTATCAGGAGTAGCATCCTTTTTCTTTGCCTCAACTTTTGGCAAAATAATATCCTTTTCAGCATTTCCATTGCTTATAATACAAGGATCAATATTCTTTTTAGCGAAGATGTTTTCCAATTTTATTACAGATAGTTTTTTAATAGAAATCACACTGTTAGGAGGAATATTTATTCTGGTTAGCGGACTAAATATATTAAAAATAAGCAATATTAGGAGTCTTAATTTACTGCCATCTTTATTATTTCCTGTAATTTTTAGTTTGTTTGGATGGCTATAA
- a CDS encoding pentapeptide repeat-containing protein, translating into MKKKFEDADLSETDLRDVDLSGNDLRGADLRKADLRKAKLVATVLSGDDLRGADLRGTDLRGTNLRGADLRKANLSGADLSGADLDEAHLQDADLRSAKVNGVDFSHTLGLTRKQILSTKNPEEAVWPEKFKEILDSDS; encoded by the coding sequence ATGAAAAAAAAATTTGAAGATGCTGATTTAAGTGAAACTGATTTACGTGATGTTGATTTAAGCGGCAATGATTTACGGGGGGCTGATTTACGTAAAGCTGATTTACGTAAAGCTAAGTTAGTTGCTACTGTTTTAAGTGGTGATGATTTACGTGGAGCTGATCTACGGGGTACTGATTTACGGGGCACTAATTTACGGGGGGCTGATTTACGTAAAGCTAATTTAAGTGGGGCTGATTTAAGCGGGGCTGATTTAGATGAAGCTCATTTACAAGATGCTGATTTACGCAGTGCCAAAGTTAACGGTGTAGACTTTAGTCATACATTAGGCTTAACCCGAAAACAGATTTTATCTACTAAAAATCCAGAAGAGGCTGTTTGGCCTGAAAAATTTAAAGAAATCTTAGATAGCGATAGTTGA
- a CDS encoding STAS domain-containing protein, giving the protein MKINFEKRGDVDIVSLIGRLDGNTASSVKDETMEKLTENTKLIIDMKDCEYVSSAGLRVLMIVAKTLRAKGGNGVLVEMNEEVGDVMEMTGFGNIFRSFNTINEALEFLRKGGEEC; this is encoded by the coding sequence ATGAAAATTAATTTTGAAAAAAGAGGAGATGTCGATATAGTAAGTCTTATTGGAAGATTAGATGGAAATACTGCGTCTTCGGTAAAAGATGAAACTATGGAGAAATTAACTGAAAATACCAAGCTGATTATTGATATGAAAGATTGCGAATATGTGTCAAGTGCAGGTTTAAGAGTTTTGATGATAGTAGCGAAAACATTAAGAGCAAAGGGTGGAAATGGAGTGCTTGTAGAAATGAATGAAGAAGTCGGTGATGTGATGGAAATGACAGGTTTTGGTAATATTTTCAGATCTTTTAATACTATAAATGAGGCACTTGAATTCTTACGAAAGGGAGGGGAGGAATGCTAA
- the glgX gene encoding glycogen debranching protein GlgX, giving the protein MLRIDVFPTHQQNGIKFRRGRALPFGSTIVPEGINFSVFSRYATSCDLVLFNKKEKEPFAIIPFPKEFRIGNVFAMTVFDLDFEDIEYGYRVDGPYDPAEGHLYNKERILMDPYAKAAGGREIWGIEPDWNNPFQHRSRIFFDDFEWEGEKPLELEMEDLIIYELHVRSYTKHQTSKVKHPGTYAAIIEKIPYLKELGINCIELLPIYEFDEFENSKISKENGEKLMNYWGYSTVGFFAPKAGYAATGKFGMEVDELKNLIKELHKNGIEIILDVVFNHTAEGNEDGPYISFKGHDNKTYYLLTPEGHYYNFSGCGNTLNCNNPIVRNMILDCLRYWASEYHIDGFRFDLASILSRDQEGAPMANPPLLETLAFDPILGKCKLIAEAWDAGGLYQVGSFPSWGRWAEWNGKFRDDIRKFLKGDKRAVKKVIERIQGSPDLYGWENRGTTASINFITCHDGFTMMDLVSYNEKHNIANGEDNCDGTDDNESWNCGWEGPTDDPDINFLRKKQIKNAIILLLVSRGIPMILSGDEFGNTQFGNNNAYCQDNEISWLNWDLVKENNDLFSYFKNIIAFRKAYPVLRVTRFDSYHTDAGYPEISWHGTKAWNFNYDSLSYTVGVMFFGSAEKYGTEDDEFIYMAMNSHWKTHGFELPVLPGEKSWYVAVNTDMPSGEDFWPQGKEQKLKNQKKILVGSRSVIVLISKKNNN; this is encoded by the coding sequence ATGCTAAGAATAGATGTATTTCCTACTCACCAGCAAAATGGAATAAAATTTAGAAGAGGAAGGGCCCTGCCTTTTGGATCAACTATTGTTCCAGAAGGAATTAATTTTTCGGTATTTTCAAGATATGCAACCAGCTGTGATTTGGTTTTATTTAATAAAAAAGAAAAAGAACCCTTTGCGATAATACCCTTCCCTAAAGAATTCAGAATTGGAAATGTATTTGCAATGACTGTTTTTGATCTTGATTTTGAAGATATTGAATACGGATATAGAGTGGATGGACCATATGATCCTGCAGAGGGGCACCTATACAACAAAGAAAGAATATTGATGGATCCATATGCAAAAGCTGCCGGCGGAAGAGAAATCTGGGGGATAGAACCAGACTGGAATAATCCCTTCCAGCATAGGTCTAGAATTTTTTTTGATGATTTCGAATGGGAGGGCGAAAAGCCCCTGGAACTGGAAATGGAAGACTTAATTATTTATGAATTACATGTAAGAAGCTATACAAAACACCAGACTTCAAAAGTAAAGCATCCTGGTACTTATGCTGCCATTATTGAAAAAATCCCTTACTTGAAAGAACTGGGAATCAATTGTATAGAGCTTCTTCCTATATATGAATTTGATGAATTTGAAAACTCAAAAATTTCAAAAGAAAATGGGGAAAAGTTGATGAATTACTGGGGTTATAGTACCGTAGGTTTTTTTGCGCCAAAAGCCGGCTATGCTGCAACAGGTAAATTTGGAATGGAAGTTGATGAATTAAAAAATCTCATAAAAGAATTACATAAAAATGGTATAGAAATAATTCTTGATGTTGTCTTTAATCATACAGCTGAAGGAAATGAGGATGGACCTTATATTTCTTTTAAGGGACATGATAATAAAACCTATTACCTGCTGACTCCGGAAGGACACTACTATAATTTTAGCGGGTGCGGGAATACACTAAATTGTAATAATCCCATAGTCAGGAATATGATCCTGGATTGTTTGAGATACTGGGCATCTGAATACCATATTGATGGATTCAGATTCGACCTTGCTTCTATTCTTTCAAGAGATCAAGAGGGAGCACCAATGGCAAATCCTCCATTGCTGGAAACATTGGCATTTGATCCGATTTTAGGGAAATGTAAACTTATTGCAGAGGCATGGGATGCCGGTGGTCTCTATCAGGTGGGTTCATTTCCTTCTTGGGGAAGGTGGGCAGAATGGAATGGGAAATTTAGGGATGATATCAGGAAATTCCTAAAGGGAGATAAACGGGCGGTTAAAAAAGTGATTGAAAGAATCCAGGGATCACCCGATCTTTATGGATGGGAAAATAGAGGTACCACAGCTTCCATAAATTTTATCACCTGCCATGATGGTTTTACTATGATGGATCTTGTTTCATACAATGAAAAACATAATATTGCAAATGGAGAAGACAATTGTGACGGCACAGATGACAATGAAAGCTGGAATTGCGGATGGGAGGGTCCCACAGATGACCCGGATATTAATTTTCTGAGGAAAAAACAGATAAAGAATGCAATAATTCTGCTGCTTGTTAGCCGCGGGATTCCAATGATCCTTTCAGGGGATGAATTTGGAAACACCCAGTTTGGGAATAATAATGCTTACTGTCAGGACAATGAGATTTCATGGTTAAATTGGGATTTAGTAAAAGAAAATAATGATCTTTTTTCATATTTTAAAAATATAATAGCCTTTAGAAAAGCATATCCTGTTTTAAGGGTCACCAGATTTGACAGCTATCATACTGACGCAGGGTATCCTGAGATTTCATGGCATGGAACCAAAGCGTGGAATTTTAATTATGATTCTCTATCATATACGGTAGGAGTAATGTTTTTTGGGTCTGCTGAGAAGTATGGAACTGAAGATGACGAATTTATTTATATGGCTATGAATTCCCATTGGAAGACCCATGGATTTGAACTTCCAGTACTCCCCGGGGAAAAGTCTTGGTATGTAGCTGTCAACACGGATATGCCCAGTGGAGAGGATTTCTGGCCTCAAGGGAAGGAACAAAAACTGAAAAATCAAAAGAAAATCTTGGTGGGGTCTAGATCTGTAATTGTCTTAATTTCAAAAAAGAACAATAATTAA
- a CDS encoding ATP-binding protein encodes MSKKFFKAEMDNLEEMIQFILLQAKRIVKNRKIDYQLRLVSEEAFINIINYAYGKESGELKIDCKIVNNDTIFIEIIDTGTAFDPLQKEDPDITLPLEEIKDWGLGIFIIKNIMDTVHYKREDEQNILTLTKKLL; translated from the coding sequence ATGTCAAAAAAATTTTTTAAGGCAGAGATGGATAATCTCGAAGAGATGATACAATTTATTCTTTTACAAGCTAAGAGAATAGTTAAAAATAGAAAAATAGATTATCAACTGAGATTAGTTAGTGAGGAAGCATTTATAAACATTATAAATTATGCATATGGTAAAGAAAGTGGAGAACTTAAAATTGATTGCAAAATCGTAAACAATGATACGATTTTCATAGAAATAATTGATACAGGAACTGCCTTTGATCCCCTGCAAAAAGAGGATCCTGATATTACACTGCCGCTAGAGGAAATAAAGGATTGGGGACTTGGAATCTTCATAATCAAAAATATTATGGATACAGTTCATTATAAAAGGGAAGATGAACAAAATATACTTACTTTGACTAAAAAGTTACTTTAA
- a CDS encoding SpoIIE family protein phosphatase, which translates to MSINKKAIKTKILSLLLGMTSISLLIFLLITSIDIKMKAKASLESSKEVWDESISKSREILRSDTEGYMRALVKSQADYSDSLFNKVESGVNVMSEYAKVIFSDPTMFKYVDTYYREVEPENPQDVSVVNLPPGISRNIMKEQIDLLSNMDYVFRPIYSNDKNLLSVYIGTEDGIYKGFPWRSTLVKDYDPRKRGWYREALKTKDLGWTTPYIDATPFPDRYNDMSKKIIVTCYKAVYDNKENFVGVVASDITVRSLLGIINTQVKDIGTAYIIDKKGKVIAYSGKKIQFVYENSYNLLETENKDYKRIVEKMISGATGFDRYYDDSGKEKDLAYAPILSTGWSLAVEISADKITASADIVENTFEKIHEHRDTEIDGAVNSALRDMMIAYLILIIIIIFVGVKMSNKLSNPIIKLVNYAEFVGRGNLDESIEINTGDEIQLLSESFNKMTRDLKLYIYELKETAAAEEKIENELEIAKRIQVSMLPRIFPPFPTRKEFDIFASMEPAKEVGGDYYDFFLIDENRLCFSIADVSGKGVPASLFMVIAKTLMKNEALRGISAEEVLFNVNNMLVEDNDECLFVTAFICILNIATGEVEYSNAGHNPPLICRKGNSEYEYLSMEKNFVVGGIPGFKFKKENLKLENGDILYLYTDGVTEAMDKENKQYSETRLKKLISEMKKDKRDVYNIEKVIKEDIKEFVDGAEPSDDITMVILKYNGNV; encoded by the coding sequence ATGTCGATAAATAAAAAAGCAATAAAAACAAAGATACTGTCATTATTATTGGGAATGACTTCCATCTCTCTGCTTATATTTTTATTGATTACCAGTATAGATATAAAAATGAAAGCGAAGGCTTCTTTGGAATCCAGTAAGGAAGTATGGGATGAATCTATTTCAAAGAGTAGAGAAATACTCAGATCGGATACTGAAGGGTATATGCGTGCACTTGTAAAATCTCAGGCTGATTATTCTGATTCTTTGTTTAATAAAGTGGAATCTGGTGTTAATGTTATGAGTGAGTATGCAAAAGTTATTTTTTCTGATCCGACTATGTTTAAATATGTAGATACATATTATAGGGAGGTGGAGCCTGAGAATCCTCAAGATGTTTCAGTTGTAAATTTACCCCCGGGTATCTCCAGAAATATTATGAAGGAGCAGATAGATCTTTTGAGTAATATGGATTATGTTTTCAGGCCGATCTATTCAAATGATAAGAATTTATTGTCGGTATACATAGGGACAGAGGATGGAATATACAAAGGCTTTCCCTGGCGGTCTACACTGGTAAAGGATTATGATCCAAGAAAGAGAGGGTGGTATAGGGAAGCGCTGAAGACAAAAGACCTCGGGTGGACAACTCCCTATATAGACGCAACGCCTTTTCCTGACCGTTATAATGATATGAGTAAAAAAATAATTGTGACCTGTTACAAGGCAGTATATGACAATAAGGAAAACTTCGTAGGTGTTGTCGCTTCCGATATAACCGTCAGATCATTGTTGGGAATAATAAACACTCAGGTAAAGGATATAGGGACTGCCTATATAATTGATAAAAAAGGAAAGGTAATTGCATATTCTGGCAAGAAAATTCAGTTTGTCTATGAGAACAGTTATAATTTATTAGAGACTGAAAACAAAGATTATAAAAGGATCGTTGAAAAAATGATCTCTGGAGCAACAGGTTTTGATAGATACTATGATGATAGTGGGAAGGAAAAGGATTTAGCTTATGCACCAATTCTCAGTACCGGATGGAGTCTTGCAGTTGAGATTTCCGCTGACAAAATAACCGCCAGTGCAGATATAGTTGAAAATACCTTTGAAAAAATTCATGAACACAGGGACACCGAGATTGATGGAGCAGTGAATAGTGCCCTGAGAGATATGATGATCGCATATCTAATACTGATAATAATAATAATATTTGTTGGAGTGAAAATGTCCAATAAACTCTCAAACCCTATTATCAAACTTGTAAATTATGCGGAATTTGTAGGGAGAGGTAACCTGGATGAAAGCATCGAAATTAATACAGGCGATGAGATACAGCTCCTTTCCGAATCATTTAATAAAATGACAAGGGATCTAAAACTATATATATATGAATTAAAAGAGACTGCTGCAGCTGAGGAAAAAATTGAAAATGAACTTGAGATTGCAAAAAGAATACAGGTAAGTATGCTTCCAAGAATTTTCCCCCCATTTCCTACCAGAAAAGAATTTGATATTTTTGCCAGTATGGAACCTGCAAAAGAAGTTGGGGGAGACTATTATGATTTCTTCTTGATTGATGAAAATAGACTTTGTTTTTCTATTGCCGATGTATCCGGCAAAGGGGTACCTGCTTCATTGTTTATGGTTATTGCCAAAACTTTAATGAAAAATGAAGCTTTAAGAGGAATTTCTGCCGAGGAGGTTCTGTTTAATGTAAATAATATGCTTGTGGAAGATAATGATGAATGCTTATTTGTTACAGCCTTTATTTGTATATTAAATATAGCAACAGGGGAAGTAGAGTATTCAAATGCAGGTCATAATCCACCGTTAATCTGTAGAAAAGGTAACTCTGAATATGAATATTTATCCATGGAAAAAAACTTTGTTGTTGGGGGAATACCTGGATTTAAGTTTAAGAAAGAAAATTTAAAACTTGAAAATGGAGATATTCTATATCTCTATACAGACGGAGTAACAGAAGCAATGGATAAGGAAAATAAACAATATTCGGAAACAAGACTCAAAAAATTAATTTCGGAAATGAAAAAAGATAAAAGAGATGTATATAATATTGAAAAAGTAATTAAAGAAGATATTAAAGAATTTGTTGATGGGGCAGAACCATCCGATGATATTACAATGGTTATACTAAAATATAACGGTAATGTATAA
- a CDS encoding DNA-3-methyladenine glycosylase: MKDAVVLNREFYIRDGHSVARELLGKILVKKTGKNIMRGRIVETEAYLAPEDRASHAYNNRLTKRTKTMFMEGGHSYVYLIYGIYSCFNVVANLKGIPHAVLIRALEPLDGIEFMYENRRSKTDQELLNGPGKLCQAFNINIDDDGCDLTTEENLWIEDDGYKPKFIVECKRIGIEYAKEYKEKLWRFYIKNNKFIS, translated from the coding sequence TTGAAAGATGCTGTGGTTTTAAATAGAGAATTTTATATCCGGGATGGACATTCAGTGGCAAGGGAACTTTTGGGAAAGATCCTTGTCAAAAAGACAGGAAAAAATATCATGAGAGGAAGGATTGTAGAAACAGAAGCATACCTTGCTCCTGAAGACAGAGCCTCCCATGCATATAACAACCGATTAACAAAACGAACAAAAACCATGTTTATGGAAGGGGGACATTCCTACGTTTACCTGATATATGGTATCTACAGCTGTTTTAATGTCGTTGCAAACCTTAAAGGTATTCCACATGCCGTTTTAATCAGAGCCTTAGAACCATTAGATGGTATAGAATTCATGTATGAAAACAGAAGGTCTAAAACAGACCAGGAGCTTTTAAACGGACCGGGGAAATTATGCCAGGCATTTAATATAAACATAGACGACGATGGCTGCGATTTGACGACTGAAGAAAATTTATGGATAGAAGATGACGGCTATAAACCAAAATTCATAGTAGAGTGCAAAAGAATTGGGATAGAATATGCAAAAGAATACAAGGAAAAGCTCTGGCGCTTTTATATTAAAAACAATAAATTTATATCATAA